In Kaistella faecalis, a genomic segment contains:
- a CDS encoding nucleoside triphosphate pyrophosphohydrolase family protein — protein MNKIDALNQVAEFHKTFNAPVLDQPQIPSKERCELRISLLQEELNELKEAIADNNIVEIADALCDLQYVLSGAVLEFGLGEKFVELFNEVQRSNMSKACANQQEADETIAFYQAKGEEAFSEASGDKINVHRKSDYKVLKNKYYSPANLKSILEQN, from the coding sequence ATGAATAAAATCGATGCACTGAACCAGGTTGCAGAATTTCACAAAACCTTTAATGCTCCTGTTTTAGATCAGCCGCAAATTCCTTCAAAGGAACGCTGTGAGTTAAGAATTTCTCTGCTGCAGGAAGAATTAAATGAGTTAAAAGAAGCCATTGCCGACAACAATATTGTAGAAATCGCTGACGCACTTTGTGATCTGCAGTATGTTTTGAGTGGTGCTGTTTTAGAATTCGGTTTAGGTGAAAAGTTTGTCGAACTGTTTAACGAAGTTCAGCGCTCTAACATGTCCAAAGCCTGTGCAAATCAGCAGGAAGCCGATGAAACTATTGCATTTTACCAGGCTAAAGGCGAAGAAGCATTCTCAGAAGCATCTGGAGACAAAATCAATGTTCACCGGAAATCTGATTATAAAGTACTTAAAAACAAATACTACTCTCCCGCCAATCTTAAATCCATTTTAGAACAGAATTAA
- a CDS encoding endonuclease: protein MKRLLFLSAFIPVLSFAQIPAGYYDGASALSGYALKTKLHEIISAKNINWHYGDLTAFYNQTDLDRYYDHTASNTTILLDIYSEIPDGPDSYEYTTANIIGSANAEGQGWNREHMMPQSTFNSNYPMYSDMFYVIPTDARINQLRSNYPYGKAGSTNHYTFTNGSKISNNGTPGSGYTGRVYEPIDEFKGDVARSLLYFSVRYEGKLSSFNYFNGTSAANDRSPLDGTEEKAFENWYINLLLQWHNQDPVSQKEIDRNNAVYSIQKNRNPFIDHPEWVNVIWTQTPDGSAPQAPVNLNVQQTSAYFVNLSWSAPADSDLLGYKIYQNSVLVATTKNTSITIDHLEPSAPYNFTVKAYDNGYLESPHSNLITVTTLANDIYAKDLMITKYLEGNLNNKAIEITNKTGHPVNLNKYRLSVQFYNSSAGNYYFPDPYELEGMVQDNETFVVLNPNANFSCITNEEARFVTAAPQLTYSGSQYLELRYASTTVDAIGTSNLNNYETLGDVSLYRSAAVNQPNSTFTLSEWQIKPTDYCEDLGSLATNSVNANSLAPYSVYPNPVVGSTLYIKGSQLQNVKQISVIDLSGKLLKVKNQPFKNTNALDVGDLKSGVYLLKIDEFTLKFIKQ, encoded by the coding sequence ATGAAAAGACTTTTATTTCTGTCTGCCTTTATACCTGTTTTAAGTTTTGCTCAGATTCCTGCGGGCTATTATGACGGAGCTTCCGCACTCAGCGGTTACGCTCTTAAGACAAAACTGCACGAAATTATCTCGGCTAAAAACATCAATTGGCACTATGGGGATTTAACTGCATTTTATAATCAAACCGATTTAGACCGCTATTACGACCACACCGCAAGTAATACCACCATCCTTCTGGATATTTATTCGGAAATACCAGATGGTCCTGATTCCTATGAATATACGACAGCTAACATTATTGGCTCCGCAAACGCTGAAGGGCAGGGATGGAACAGAGAGCATATGATGCCCCAAAGTACATTCAACAGTAATTACCCGATGTATTCTGATATGTTTTATGTGATTCCTACGGATGCAAGAATTAATCAGCTACGGAGCAATTATCCTTATGGTAAAGCAGGCAGTACAAACCATTACACATTTACAAACGGATCCAAAATAAGCAATAACGGTACGCCGGGATCGGGATATACGGGAAGAGTATATGAGCCGATTGATGAATTCAAAGGAGATGTCGCAAGAAGCCTTCTTTACTTTTCGGTAAGATATGAAGGGAAGTTAAGCTCGTTTAATTATTTTAACGGTACTTCAGCGGCAAACGACAGAAGCCCACTTGATGGTACCGAGGAGAAAGCTTTTGAAAACTGGTATATTAACCTGCTTCTGCAATGGCATAACCAGGATCCGGTTTCACAGAAAGAAATCGACAGAAATAATGCTGTTTACTCGATACAGAAAAACCGCAATCCGTTTATTGATCACCCCGAATGGGTAAATGTAATTTGGACGCAGACACCAGATGGCAGCGCTCCTCAGGCACCAGTAAATTTAAATGTTCAGCAAACCAGTGCTTATTTTGTGAATTTATCATGGTCAGCACCGGCCGATAGTGATTTGCTTGGTTATAAGATATATCAGAACAGTGTTTTAGTTGCCACTACAAAAAACACAAGCATTACAATTGATCATCTGGAGCCATCAGCGCCGTATAATTTTACAGTAAAGGCTTATGATAACGGGTATCTGGAATCTCCGCACAGTAATCTGATTACTGTTACAACACTGGCAAATGATATCTATGCTAAAGATTTAATGATTACCAAATATCTGGAGGGAAACTTAAATAATAAGGCGATAGAAATTACCAATAAAACCGGTCATCCGGTTAATTTAAATAAATACAGGCTTAGCGTTCAGTTTTATAACAGTAGCGCAGGTAACTACTATTTTCCTGATCCTTATGAACTGGAAGGAATGGTGCAGGATAACGAAACCTTTGTGGTACTGAATCCTAACGCTAATTTCAGCTGTATTACTAATGAGGAGGCAAGATTTGTAACTGCTGCTCCCCAGCTAACTTACTCCGGAAGTCAATATCTCGAACTTAGATACGCTTCTACCACAGTAGATGCAATTGGTACCTCAAATCTTAATAATTATGAAACGCTAGGGGATGTTTCCCTATACAGGTCTGCAGCGGTAAATCAGCCTAATTCAACTTTTACGCTGTCTGAATGGCAAATTAAGCCGACTGATTATTGTGAAGATCTGGGAAGTTTAGCCACCAATTCTGTGAACGCCAATAGTTTAGCACCATATTCAGTTTACCCGAATCCTGTTGTTGGAAGCACGTTGTATATTAAAGGAAGTCAACTTCAGAACGTGAAGCAGATTTCGGTGATAGATTTATCTGGAAAACTTTTGAAAGTGAAAAATCAGCCATTCAAAAACACCAACGCTCTGGATGTTGGAGATTTGAAATCTGGTGTATACCTTTTGAAAATTGATGAGTTCACTTTGAAATTCATCAAACAATAA
- a CDS encoding glycosyltransferase family 4 protein has product MKIAFDGKRFFSNASGLGNYSRDLVRILAIYFPENRYILFNKNQSERGKEILYLPNVSFRVVSKGNLSRQFKMGKDAQNADADIFHGLSGELPLKWNNKSIKKVVTIHDLIFLRFPQYYSFFDRKIHFWKFGKASEQADLIIAISEQTKRDIIKYLKVPESKIRVVYQGCHQSFKEIQSPEFLNSVKEKFNLPEKFVLNVGTMEERKNLLNIVKAINGTEIPLVVIGKKTKYFNKVQKFIEKNKLLNQVIFLENVSMEELAAIYKLSKIFVYPSFFEGFGIPVIEALFSGTAVITGNTSSLPEAGGPESLYVNPYQMEDLKSKILFLWNNKAERKRRAEKGLEYVQRFTDENIAKELMNVYSEVLRC; this is encoded by the coding sequence ATGAAAATTGCATTCGACGGGAAACGGTTTTTTAGCAATGCATCGGGTTTAGGGAATTATTCCCGGGATCTGGTTCGGATTTTAGCGATTTATTTTCCTGAAAATCGATACATTCTTTTCAATAAAAATCAATCAGAAAGAGGGAAGGAGATTTTATATCTCCCAAATGTCTCGTTCAGAGTAGTATCAAAAGGAAACCTTTCAAGGCAGTTTAAGATGGGAAAGGACGCTCAAAATGCGGATGCTGATATTTTCCACGGACTTTCAGGCGAGCTTCCTCTAAAATGGAATAATAAGTCCATAAAAAAAGTGGTCACCATTCATGATTTGATTTTCCTGAGATTTCCGCAATATTACAGTTTTTTCGACCGCAAAATTCATTTTTGGAAATTCGGGAAAGCTTCGGAACAGGCAGATTTGATCATTGCAATTTCTGAGCAGACCAAACGCGATATCATTAAGTACCTGAAAGTACCTGAAAGCAAAATTCGTGTTGTTTACCAGGGTTGTCATCAGTCATTTAAAGAAATTCAGTCTCCTGAATTTTTAAATTCAGTAAAAGAAAAATTTAACCTTCCAGAAAAGTTTGTCCTAAATGTCGGAACCATGGAGGAAAGAAAGAATCTTTTGAATATTGTAAAAGCAATTAACGGAACAGAAATTCCGTTGGTTGTCATTGGAAAAAAGACCAAATATTTCAATAAAGTTCAGAAATTCATTGAGAAAAATAAACTGCTGAACCAAGTTATTTTCCTTGAAAATGTTTCGATGGAAGAATTGGCTGCAATCTATAAGCTTTCTAAAATTTTTGTATATCCGAGTTTTTTTGAAGGTTTCGGGATTCCTGTGATAGAAGCGCTTTTCTCGGGAACTGCTGTAATTACAGGCAATACCAGTTCTCTTCCGGAAGCTGGCGGTCCTGAGTCACTTTACGTCAATCCGTATCAAATGGAAGACCTTAAGTCAAAAATTTTATTTCTCTGGAATAATAAAGCAGAACGGAAAAGGCGTGCAGAAAAAGGTTTAGAATATGTTCAAAGATTCACCGATGAAAATATTGCCAAGGAGTTGATGAATGTTTATAGCGAAGTTTTGAGGTGTTAA
- a CDS encoding DUF4230 domain-containing protein: MKTNQKILPFILGAALVLFIVLIWNAVTKKTEDKVQNDFYIITNQIRKMNKMVVMEQDFSSMQKTKITSELLGGMLPNIEKELITFTKTNAQVTYDLNKMKLEVDSANKKLIIKELPNAEIRIIPSVEIQSMDDSFIDRFTQKDLQKITKSAKDNVYKTVNQNRLRDEGRKQLLENLDNIFVLAKALNYKIEDQTGQIDTSKF; encoded by the coding sequence TTGAAAACGAACCAAAAAATCCTGCCTTTTATATTAGGTGCAGCATTAGTGCTGTTCATCGTATTAATCTGGAACGCAGTTACAAAAAAAACGGAAGATAAAGTTCAGAACGATTTCTACATTATTACCAACCAGATCCGAAAAATGAATAAAATGGTAGTAATGGAGCAGGATTTCTCGAGCATGCAGAAAACCAAAATCACGTCAGAACTTCTTGGCGGGATGCTTCCCAATATCGAAAAAGAGCTTATCACCTTCACCAAAACAAATGCGCAGGTTACCTATGATCTGAACAAAATGAAACTGGAAGTTGATTCGGCTAACAAAAAACTCATCATCAAAGAACTTCCCAATGCTGAAATACGGATTATCCCCAGTGTTGAAATTCAGTCGATGGATGATTCTTTTATCGACCGTTTTACCCAGAAAGACCTGCAGAAAATTACAAAATCTGCAAAAGACAATGTTTATAAAACTGTGAACCAAAACCGCCTCCGCGATGAAGGCAGAAAACAGCTTCTGGAAAATCTTGATAATATATTTGTTTTGGCAAAGGCTTTGAATTATAAAATCGAAGACCAAACCGGTCAAATCGATACTTCAAAATTCTAA
- the rpmI gene encoding 50S ribosomal protein L35 → MPKLKTKSGAKKRFKLTGTGKIKRKGAFKSHILTKKETKQKRNLTQTSYVATVDEKSVLRQLAIK, encoded by the coding sequence ATGCCAAAATTAAAAACTAAATCAGGTGCTAAGAAGCGTTTTAAGCTTACCGGAACCGGTAAGATTAAAAGAAAAGGTGCTTTCAAAAGCCATATCTTGACGAAAAAAGAAACGAAGCAGAAGAGAAATCTTACGCAAACTTCTTACGTTGCTACTGTGGATGAGAAAAGCGTTCTTCGTCAATTAGCCATTAAGTAG
- a CDS encoding glycosyltransferase family 32 protein yields the protein MSIPKNIFQTFKTKKLPLITRWHIWNMKRMNPEYQYYLYDDNDIQVFFQENFSSEYLKAYNQLTIGAAKADFFRYAILYINGGIYLDIDSGMSKPLRKLILPTDVALISAERHIGLYCQWGLIFDKGHPFLKKTLEQVLENIQLHKFPNDVHATTGPTAFSKAINECLVENPDVPYRIFDGIEYRGYLKFKYKFGKFFLYSKRSEHWKRKQLTQDIIKPAE from the coding sequence ATGAGTATTCCGAAAAATATTTTTCAGACTTTTAAAACTAAAAAATTGCCATTGATTACCAGATGGCATATTTGGAATATGAAAAGGATGAATCCTGAATATCAATATTATCTTTATGATGATAATGATATTCAGGTTTTTTTTCAGGAAAATTTTTCCTCAGAATATTTAAAAGCGTATAATCAGTTGACGATTGGTGCAGCGAAAGCTGATTTTTTTCGGTATGCTATCCTTTATATAAACGGAGGAATTTATTTGGATATTGACAGTGGAATGTCTAAACCGTTGCGAAAACTTATTTTACCAACCGATGTCGCTTTAATAAGTGCAGAAAGACACATTGGGTTGTATTGTCAGTGGGGCCTAATTTTCGATAAGGGTCATCCGTTTCTTAAGAAAACTTTGGAGCAGGTTTTAGAAAATATCCAGCTGCACAAATTTCCAAATGATGTACACGCCACCACTGGTCCCACCGCATTTTCTAAAGCAATAAATGAGTGTCTTGTGGAAAACCCCGATGTTCCTTACCGGATTTTTGATGGTATTGAATACCGAGGCTATTTAAAATTCAAGTACAAATTCGGCAAGTTTTTTTTATATTCCAAAAGATCTGAACACTGGAAGAGAAAACAACTGACACAAGATATTATTAAGCCTGCTGAATAA
- the infC gene encoding translation initiation factor IF-3 codes for MHQINEKIRAKEVRLVGDNVEPGVYPLAKALEIAKDQELDLVVISDKAEPYISRILDYKKFLYEQKKKTKELKAKQVKVVVKEIRFGPQTDDHDYEFKKKHAEKFLEEGSKLKTYVFFKGRSIIFKDQGEILLLKLAQELEHVGKVDQLPKLEGKRMIMMMSPKKPAK; via the coding sequence TTGCACCAGATCAATGAAAAGATCCGTGCTAAAGAAGTACGTTTGGTCGGTGATAACGTAGAGCCGGGAGTTTATCCTTTAGCGAAAGCATTAGAAATTGCCAAAGACCAGGAACTGGATTTGGTGGTGATTTCCGACAAAGCTGAGCCCTATATTTCCAGGATTCTGGATTATAAAAAATTCCTTTACGAGCAGAAAAAAAAGACTAAAGAATTAAAGGCCAAGCAGGTTAAAGTTGTTGTAAAAGAGATCAGATTCGGTCCTCAGACTGATGATCACGATTACGAATTCAAGAAAAAACATGCTGAAAAATTTCTGGAGGAGGGATCTAAGCTGAAAACGTATGTTTTCTTCAAAGGCCGTTCGATCATCTTCAAGGATCAGGGAGAAATTCTTCTTTTAAAATTGGCTCAGGAACTAGAACATGTAGGAAAAGTTGATCAGCTGCCTAAATTAGAAGGTAAAAGAATGATTATGATGATGAGCCCGAAAAAACCGGCGAAATAG
- the rplT gene encoding 50S ribosomal protein L20: MPRSVNAVASRARRKKVMKQAKGFFGRRKNVWTVAKNAVQKAMQYAYRGRKEKKRNFRSLWITRINAGAREHGMSYSQFMGALKSNNIELNRKVLADLAMNHPEAFKAVVDQIK, from the coding sequence ATGCCAAGATCAGTAAATGCAGTAGCTTCCAGAGCTCGCAGAAAAAAAGTAATGAAGCAGGCTAAAGGTTTTTTCGGTAGAAGAAAAAATGTTTGGACTGTAGCTAAAAACGCCGTACAAAAAGCAATGCAATATGCTTACCGCGGCAGAAAAGAGAAGAAAAGAAATTTCAGAAGCCTTTGGATTACGCGTATCAACGCAGGTGCAAGAGAACACGGAATGTCTTACTCCCAATTTATGGGCGCTCTAAAAAGCAACAACATCGAACTGAACAGAAAAGTTTTAGCAGATTTAGCAATGAATCACCCTGAAGCTTTCAAAGCAGTTGTAGATCAAATCAAATAA
- a CDS encoding acyl-CoA dehydrogenase family protein → MNTETLHNLNMIAETAKEFAEKNIRPNIMDWDESQTFPVELFHRMGEMGFMGIVIPEEYGGSGMGYHEYVTILDEISQVDPSIGLSLAAHNSLCTNHIYEFGNEEQRHKWLPQLASGKVIGAWGLTEHNTGSDSGGMSTTAVKDGDEWVLNGAKNFITHAISGDIAVVMTRTGEKGAKNNSTAFVLEKGMPGFSSGKKENKLGMRASETAELIFDNVRVPDANRLGEVGSGFKQAMKILDGGRISIAALSLGIARGAYKAALKYSLERHQFGKAINQFQAINFMLADMATEIDASELLIQRAATLKNAKKPMTKEGAMAKLYSSEACVRIANNGVQIFGGYGYTKDFPAEKFYRDAKLCTIGEGTSEIQKLVIGREISK, encoded by the coding sequence ATGAATACTGAGACTTTGCACAACCTTAATATGATTGCAGAAACTGCTAAGGAATTCGCAGAAAAAAATATCCGCCCGAACATTATGGACTGGGACGAAAGCCAGACTTTTCCGGTAGAACTTTTCCACAGAATGGGCGAAATGGGCTTTATGGGAATTGTGATTCCAGAAGAATATGGCGGTTCCGGAATGGGGTATCATGAATATGTAACTATTTTAGATGAAATCTCTCAGGTAGACCCTTCAATAGGTCTTTCGCTTGCAGCTCACAACTCACTTTGCACAAATCATATTTATGAATTCGGAAACGAAGAGCAGCGCCACAAATGGCTTCCGCAGCTTGCATCTGGTAAAGTAATCGGTGCATGGGGATTAACTGAACACAATACAGGATCCGATTCCGGCGGAATGAGTACCACCGCGGTTAAAGACGGTGACGAATGGGTTTTAAACGGTGCAAAAAACTTTATCACCCACGCTATCTCCGGAGATATTGCTGTAGTAATGACCAGAACCGGTGAGAAAGGTGCGAAAAATAATTCAACAGCATTTGTTTTAGAAAAAGGAATGCCCGGTTTTTCCTCAGGAAAAAAAGAAAATAAATTAGGAATGCGTGCTTCTGAAACCGCAGAATTAATTTTCGATAATGTGAGAGTTCCTGATGCAAACAGATTGGGCGAAGTTGGTTCAGGTTTTAAACAGGCCATGAAAATTTTAGATGGCGGAAGAATCTCGATTGCAGCACTGAGTTTAGGAATTGCACGTGGAGCTTACAAAGCCGCATTAAAATATTCACTGGAAAGACACCAGTTCGGGAAAGCGATTAACCAGTTTCAGGCAATTAATTTCATGCTCGCAGATATGGCGACAGAAATTGACGCTTCCGAACTGCTTATACAGCGTGCTGCAACGCTAAAAAACGCTAAAAAACCGATGACTAAAGAAGGAGCGATGGCAAAACTTTATTCATCTGAAGCCTGCGTAAGAATCGCAAATAACGGTGTGCAGATTTTTGGAGGTTATGGTTACACCAAAGATTTCCCGGCGGAGAAGTTTTACAGAGATGCAAAACTATGTACAATTGGCGAAGGAACTTCAGAAATTCAGAAATTGGTAATCGGAAGAGAAATTTCTAAATAA
- the thrS gene encoding threonine--tRNA ligase, with translation MVKITLPDGSIREFESAVSALEVAKSISEGLARNTISAVVNGNQVEITTPITTDSTLQLLTWNDDLGKKAFWHSSAHLLAQAIMEFYPNAKLTIGPAIDSGFYYDVDFGDESLSEKDFEKIEKKMLENAKKDATFSLYSVSKADALKEYADNPYKTELITNLNDGEITFCTHDNFTDLCRGGHIPATGIVKAVKILNAAGAYWRGDEKNKQLTRVYGISFPKQKELTEYLERLEEAKRRDHRKLGKELGIFAFSEKVGAGLPLWLPKGTALRKKLENFLSEAQKKSGYEFVMTPHIGAKELYVTSGHWDKYGADSFQPIKTPNEGEEFMLKPMNCPHHCEIYKVGQWSYKDLPKRFAEFGTVYRYEQSGELHGLTRVRGFTQDDAHLFCTPDQLLAEFENVIDLTLYVFKSLGFEDFVTQISLRDPDNKEKYIGSDENWKKAEDAIIQAAEKKGLKTRVEYGEAAFYGPKLDFMVKDALGRSWQLGTIQVDYNLPERFDLWYTGSDNEKHRPVMIHRAPFGSMERFIAILLENTAGDFPLWLAPHQFTILPISEKYVDYAKKVSQLLENHDICGLIDDRNEKTGKKIRDAELKKLPFMLVVGENEELNNTISVRRRGEGDLGAMSIEDFISYFKKESKI, from the coding sequence ATGGTAAAAATCACTCTTCCCGACGGAAGCATCAGAGAATTTGAAAGCGCAGTAAGCGCCTTGGAAGTAGCAAAATCAATCAGCGAAGGTTTGGCAAGAAACACCATTTCCGCTGTAGTAAACGGAAACCAGGTTGAAATTACCACGCCAATAACCACAGATTCTACCCTTCAGCTTCTCACCTGGAATGATGATTTGGGGAAAAAAGCATTCTGGCACTCCTCTGCTCACCTGTTGGCTCAGGCGATTATGGAATTTTACCCCAACGCAAAATTAACCATTGGCCCGGCAATCGACAGCGGATTTTATTACGATGTAGACTTCGGCGACGAAAGCCTTTCTGAAAAAGATTTCGAGAAAATCGAAAAGAAAATGCTCGAGAACGCAAAAAAAGATGCAACTTTCAGCCTCTATTCGGTCTCAAAAGCCGACGCTTTGAAAGAATATGCTGACAATCCCTATAAAACCGAACTCATTACTAACCTGAATGATGGTGAGATTACTTTCTGTACTCACGATAATTTTACAGATTTATGCCGTGGTGGACATATTCCGGCGACCGGAATCGTAAAAGCAGTAAAGATCTTAAACGCTGCAGGTGCTTACTGGAGAGGCGATGAGAAAAACAAACAACTTACCAGAGTTTACGGAATTTCTTTCCCGAAACAGAAAGAATTAACCGAATATTTAGAAAGACTCGAAGAAGCAAAACGACGCGATCACAGAAAACTGGGGAAAGAACTAGGAATTTTTGCCTTCTCGGAAAAAGTGGGAGCCGGATTACCGCTTTGGTTACCAAAAGGAACCGCGCTCAGAAAAAAACTCGAAAACTTTTTATCGGAAGCACAGAAAAAATCTGGGTACGAATTCGTAATGACTCCTCATATCGGTGCGAAAGAACTATATGTGACTTCAGGACACTGGGATAAATATGGTGCCGACAGTTTTCAGCCCATCAAAACACCAAATGAAGGGGAAGAATTTATGTTAAAACCAATGAACTGCCCGCATCACTGCGAAATCTACAAAGTTGGGCAATGGTCTTACAAAGATCTGCCAAAGCGTTTTGCAGAATTCGGAACCGTTTACAGATACGAACAATCCGGGGAACTGCACGGTTTAACAAGAGTTCGCGGATTTACTCAGGACGATGCGCACCTTTTCTGTACTCCGGATCAGCTTTTGGCTGAATTCGAAAATGTAATTGATTTGACACTGTATGTTTTCAAATCTTTAGGATTTGAAGATTTTGTTACCCAGATTTCTTTACGAGATCCCGATAATAAAGAAAAATATATCGGTTCTGATGAGAACTGGAAAAAAGCTGAGGATGCCATCATTCAGGCAGCCGAGAAAAAAGGTCTTAAAACACGAGTTGAATATGGCGAAGCTGCATTCTACGGTCCTAAATTAGATTTCATGGTGAAAGATGCGCTGGGCAGAAGCTGGCAGTTGGGAACCATTCAGGTAGATTATAATTTACCTGAAAGATTTGATTTATGGTACACCGGAAGCGATAACGAAAAACACAGACCGGTGATGATTCACCGTGCACCGTTCGGTTCTATGGAAAGATTCATCGCCATCTTATTGGAAAACACAGCCGGAGATTTTCCGCTTTGGCTCGCTCCGCATCAGTTTACGATTTTGCCCATCAGTGAAAAATATGTGGATTATGCAAAAAAAGTTTCACAATTGCTGGAAAATCACGATATTTGCGGCTTGATTGACGACAGAAATGAGAAAACGGGCAAGAAAATCCGCGATGCTGAGTTGAAAAAACTACCATTCATGCTGGTTGTAGGTGAGAATGAGGAACTTAACAATACGATTTCTGTTAGAAGAAGAGGTGAAGGAGATTTAGGCGCAATGAGCATTGAGGATTTCATTTCTTACTTCAAAAAAGAATCAAAAATTTAA
- a CDS encoding M28 family peptidase has translation MKKLFIFSALCISMLHSAQTFVQVYQNRINQITQTNINNYLTEFAALGVKTTGSVNNNNTFLWLKNKYLAFGYTDAQISENTFNYNGTTTKNLILTKTGTKYPNIFVIVCGHYDTIAGPGVNDNGSGTSVILEMARILKDVPTEYSIKFINFTGEEQGLRGSQNYVNTVVNATNPKMNIKVVFNIDQVGGVAGEVNNTITCERDTNNNPSTNNAASSTITQQLMNCVSLYSALQPNLSYAYGSDYMPFQSNGEVITGFYEFNESTRPHSPGDTYANMDPVFVFNVTKAALGAVQHFATADITTLSVNDCPPERMLQSLRIYPNPASDLIHIEMLNTNLKNFSFSITDPSGKLLIRSENSKKIDVSKLSNGIYFGTMTVEDQKLTKKIVISK, from the coding sequence ATGAAGAAGCTTTTTATCTTTTCAGCGTTATGTATTTCAATGCTCCATTCTGCGCAAACCTTTGTGCAGGTCTATCAGAACAGGATCAACCAGATTACTCAAACCAATATCAACAACTATCTTACTGAATTCGCAGCACTGGGAGTTAAAACGACAGGAAGCGTTAACAACAATAACACATTCCTTTGGCTAAAAAACAAATATCTTGCGTTTGGATATACAGACGCTCAGATTTCGGAGAATACTTTCAATTATAACGGCACTACAACCAAGAATCTTATTCTGACTAAAACCGGTACTAAATACCCAAATATTTTTGTGATTGTATGCGGACATTACGATACCATCGCCGGTCCGGGAGTTAATGATAACGGTAGCGGAACTTCAGTGATCCTTGAAATGGCGAGAATCCTAAAAGATGTTCCGACGGAATATTCTATCAAATTCATCAATTTTACAGGCGAAGAACAGGGACTTCGCGGAAGCCAGAACTATGTGAATACCGTTGTAAATGCCACCAATCCTAAAATGAATATTAAAGTTGTTTTCAATATTGATCAGGTTGGCGGCGTGGCAGGAGAGGTAAACAACACCATAACCTGTGAACGCGATACCAATAATAATCCCTCTACAAACAATGCAGCATCCAGCACAATTACCCAACAACTGATGAATTGTGTTTCGCTTTATTCTGCGCTACAGCCCAATTTGTCTTACGCTTACGGCTCAGATTACATGCCTTTCCAGTCAAATGGCGAAGTGATTACAGGTTTTTATGAATTTAATGAAAGTACCAGGCCGCATTCTCCCGGCGATACTTATGCGAATATGGATCCTGTATTCGTATTTAATGTTACCAAGGCTGCTTTGGGAGCTGTGCAGCATTTCGCGACTGCCGACATTACTACCCTTTCAGTAAATGACTGCCCGCCGGAAAGAATGCTGCAGTCTTTACGGATTTATCCGAACCCGGCATCAGATTTAATCCACATTGAAATGTTGAATACGAACCTAAAAAACTTTTCATTCAGCATCACTGACCCGTCAGGAAAACTTCTCATCCGATCTGAAAACTCAAAAAAAATTGATGTTTCTAAACTTTCCAACGGAATTTATTTCGGAACGATGACGGTTGAGGACCAGAAACTGACTAAGAAAATCGTCATTTCAAAATAG
- a CDS encoding thioredoxin family protein: protein MNKLTKTIFLSAAFLLTMQSCEAQKIVVNREVETTNDGKMLLGHQTKDQLLKSPYSDWYIKEHDEYTIDKKTIEELKKEKLSSYNLIVALGTWCGDSHREVPRLMKILESLNYPEQKLTLIAVNRKKEAPGGEEGIYNIQRVPTIIVQKYGKEIGRIIESPATGYLERDLLEIIQKDNTSLKDLLK from the coding sequence ATGAATAAATTAACCAAAACCATATTCCTTTCCGCTGCATTTCTTTTGACAATGCAATCCTGCGAAGCGCAGAAAATAGTTGTAAACCGCGAAGTTGAAACGACCAATGACGGAAAAATGCTCCTTGGACATCAGACGAAAGATCAGCTCCTAAAATCGCCATACAGCGACTGGTACATAAAAGAGCACGACGAATACACCATTGACAAGAAAACGATAGAAGAACTTAAAAAAGAAAAGCTGAGCTCATACAATTTAATCGTAGCATTGGGAACATGGTGTGGCGACAGTCATCGTGAAGTTCCAAGATTAATGAAGATTCTGGAAAGCCTTAATTACCCCGAACAAAAACTTACACTTATTGCTGTAAACCGGAAAAAAGAAGCTCCGGGAGGCGAAGAAGGAATATATAACATTCAGCGCGTTCCTACTATTATTGTACAGAAATATGGCAAAGAAATTGGTAGAATCATCGAGAGTCCGGCTACAGGTTATCTGGAAAGAGATTTACTAGAAATCATACAGAAAGACAACACTTCACTTAAAGATTTATTAAAGTAA